In one window of Opitutaceae bacterium DNA:
- a CDS encoding sigma-70 family RNA polymerase sigma factor, with translation MMDTKAPRTRRGTLSFPKETTHHELETTTVPREAAPPSLIEPARSREALDSSERSSLKLYLQEIGRTPLLRPEQEVELAGLIQSGNKEARDLMIKSNLRLVVKIAHDYKDFGLPLLDLISEGNIGLIKAVERFDPNKGGKLSTYAAWWIKQSIKRALANQSKTIRLPVHLVDKISKMRKTAMALTEEFGREPTDEEIADEMHMPVNKVAHLKSVSVRPTSLNAPVGEDGDSTEFGEIVGDENASTPFEQLRDKSLQTDVNQMIRDLDEREAKIIRLRFGLGGDTPLTLEEVGEIFGITRERVRQLQNMALSKMRRVMYNKERQRTVEEIAVEQREKERMEVIREFFETRHREKIAG, from the coding sequence ATGATGGATACCAAAGCACCACGAACACGGCGCGGCACCCTTTCCTTTCCGAAGGAAACCACTCACCACGAACTTGAAACCACCACCGTTCCCCGGGAGGCGGCGCCTCCATCCCTGATTGAACCGGCCCGCTCCCGCGAGGCACTCGACAGTTCCGAACGGTCCAGCCTGAAGCTTTATCTCCAGGAGATCGGAAGAACCCCCTTGCTGCGCCCGGAGCAGGAAGTGGAGCTGGCTGGGCTCATCCAGAGCGGGAATAAGGAGGCGCGTGATCTCATGATCAAGTCCAACCTCCGCCTCGTGGTCAAAATCGCCCACGACTACAAGGACTTCGGCCTGCCGCTGCTCGACCTGATCAGCGAAGGCAATATCGGCCTGATCAAGGCGGTGGAGCGCTTTGACCCGAACAAGGGCGGCAAACTCAGCACCTACGCCGCCTGGTGGATCAAGCAGTCGATCAAGCGGGCCCTCGCCAATCAGAGCAAGACGATCCGCCTGCCCGTCCACCTGGTCGACAAGATCTCCAAGATGCGCAAGACGGCCATGGCTCTGACCGAGGAATTCGGCCGCGAGCCAACCGACGAGGAAATCGCCGACGAGATGCACATGCCGGTCAACAAGGTGGCCCACCTCAAGTCGGTCAGCGTGCGCCCCACCTCACTGAATGCACCCGTCGGAGAAGACGGAGACAGCACGGAATTCGGCGAAATCGTCGGCGACGAGAACGCATCGACCCCCTTTGAGCAACTTCGCGACAAGTCGCTCCAGACCGACGTCAACCAGATGATCCGCGACCTCGATGAACGTGAAGCCAAGATCATTCGGCTGCGCTTCGGTCTCGGCGGTGATACGCCGCTGACCCTCGAAGAGGTGGGCGAGATCTTCGGCATCACCCGGGAACGTGTCCGCCAGCTTCAGAACATGGCCCTCTCCAAGATGAGGCGGGTCATGTACAACAAGGAACGCCAGCGCACTGTCGAGGAAATCGCGGTCGAACAACGGGAAAAAGAGCGGATGGAAGTGATCCGCGAATTTTTCGAGACCAGGCACCGCGAAAAGATCGCCGGGTGA
- the trpE gene encoding anthranilate synthase component I — protein MHVNPDPQSFRRLCQQGNVVPVTTDWIADLETPVSAYAKLKSDGPAFLLESIEGGENLSRYSFIGCRPRKIIRVEGARTRIRIQGHEDEWIDTPADPLTLIEEEMSRYQPVELPDMPRFMGGAVGFVGYEYIHHIEPSVPKAARDVLGTPLLYFMLADSLLVFDRARQTLRLCVNVHITPGIDPDQAYAAAVDELNSLQEVLNRDHGLTPARLPKATPVRPHPGNFTQPRFESMVENAKEFIRAGDIIQVVLSQRFERGFTRPPLDLYRALRTINPSPYMFLLEAEDFALVGASPEVHVRLTDQLVEIRPIAGTRPRGSNPDEDVRLEKELLADEKERAEHLMLVDLARNDIGRVCQYGTIHVPEYMAIERYSHVMHIVSQVEGRIADDRNAFDLLRATFPAGTVSGAPKIRAMQIIADEEKEQRGPYAGVLGNFGYNGNLDSCINLRTALIKGGKIFIQAGAGLVADSVPEAEFNETIFKASALFRAVDLAESL, from the coding sequence ATGCACGTCAATCCAGATCCGCAATCCTTCCGTCGTCTCTGCCAGCAGGGCAACGTTGTCCCCGTCACCACCGACTGGATTGCCGACCTTGAGACGCCCGTTTCCGCCTATGCCAAACTCAAGAGCGACGGCCCCGCGTTCCTCCTCGAATCCATCGAAGGAGGCGAAAATCTCTCGCGCTACAGTTTCATCGGCTGCCGGCCCCGCAAGATCATCCGGGTCGAGGGTGCCCGCACCCGGATCCGTATCCAGGGTCATGAGGATGAATGGATCGACACCCCGGCCGATCCCCTGACCCTGATCGAGGAGGAAATGTCCCGTTACCAACCGGTCGAGCTGCCCGACATGCCCCGGTTCATGGGCGGAGCCGTCGGCTTCGTCGGCTATGAGTACATCCACCATATCGAGCCGAGCGTCCCAAAGGCCGCCCGCGACGTGCTCGGCACCCCCCTGCTCTATTTCATGCTGGCGGATTCGCTGCTCGTCTTCGACAGGGCCCGCCAGACCCTGCGCCTCTGCGTCAATGTCCACATCACGCCCGGTATTGACCCCGATCAGGCCTACGCGGCAGCGGTCGATGAACTCAACTCCCTCCAGGAAGTCCTCAACCGTGACCACGGCCTGACGCCCGCCCGGCTTCCCAAGGCGACACCGGTTCGCCCCCATCCCGGAAACTTCACCCAACCCCGCTTTGAATCCATGGTCGAAAACGCCAAGGAATTCATCCGCGCCGGTGATATCATCCAGGTCGTTCTCTCCCAGCGCTTCGAACGCGGGTTCACCCGCCCTCCGCTCGATCTCTACCGGGCACTGCGGACTATCAATCCGTCTCCCTACATGTTCCTGCTCGAGGCCGAGGACTTCGCCCTGGTCGGTGCCTCGCCCGAGGTACATGTCCGCCTGACCGACCAACTGGTCGAAATTCGACCAATTGCCGGAACACGACCGAGAGGCTCCAATCCCGATGAGGATGTCCGCCTCGAAAAGGAACTCCTGGCCGACGAAAAAGAAAGGGCCGAACACCTCATGCTGGTCGATTTGGCACGCAATGACATCGGTCGAGTGTGTCAATACGGCACGATTCATGTCCCGGAATACATGGCGATCGAGCGCTACTCACACGTAATGCATATCGTTTCCCAGGTCGAGGGCCGGATCGCAGACGACCGTAATGCCTTCGATCTCCTCCGCGCGACCTTTCCAGCAGGCACCGTCTCGGGAGCCCCGAAAATCCGCGCCATGCAGATCATCGCCGATGAGGAAAAGGAACAGCGCGGGCCCTATGCGGGAGTTCTTGGCAATTTCGGCTATAATGGCAATCTTGACTCGTGCATCAACCTGCGAACCGCGTTGATCAAGGGCGGCAAAATCTTCATTCAGGCCGGGGCCGGTCTGGTCGCCGACTCCGTCCCGGAGGCCGAATTCAACGAAACCATTTTCAAGGCATCCGCCCTCTTCCGGGCGGTTGATCTGGCGGAATCTCTTTGA
- a CDS encoding glucose-1-phosphate adenylyltransferase, with product MNPKFNVVSVIMGGGRGTRLYPLTQERCKPAVPLAGKYRLVDIPISNCLNSGINRIFLLSQFNTASLHRHIQSTYRFDTFSGGVVEILSAEQTEKGDSWYQGTADAVRQNLHHFADHKHDIVLILSGDQLYRMDFSAIVQQHVDSKADVTIAAMPIHESKVTGLGLMKVSEDLSVSEFAEKPKDPEVIRRLVISDHLQSQLKSTPPGPHCLASMGIYVFNRTALLEALNNNMTDFGKEVIPSLLGTHRLCSYIFEGYWEDIGTVRAFFEANLLLTNPLPPFNFFTPGAPIYTHARYLPSSKVNKCFIDHVIIADGCIITESHLKRCVIGIRSILRHNTRLENVIIMGSDVFESEGELAQNRESGVPDIGIGENTVIKDAIIDKNARIGRNVVLDPAGKPENFESKGIYIRDGVLVVPKNAVIPDNTVI from the coding sequence ATGAACCCGAAATTTAACGTTGTATCCGTCATTATGGGTGGTGGCCGCGGAACCCGCCTTTACCCACTCACCCAGGAGCGATGCAAGCCCGCGGTCCCACTGGCGGGAAAGTACCGGCTGGTTGATATCCCGATCAGCAATTGCCTGAACTCGGGTATCAATCGCATCTTCCTTCTCTCCCAGTTCAACACGGCGTCGCTGCACCGCCATATCCAGAGCACCTACCGGTTCGATACCTTTTCCGGGGGGGTGGTTGAGATTCTTTCGGCGGAGCAGACGGAAAAAGGAGACAGCTGGTACCAGGGAACGGCGGACGCGGTTCGCCAGAACCTCCATCACTTTGCCGACCACAAGCATGACATCGTGCTGATCCTCTCCGGCGACCAGCTCTACCGGATGGATTTTTCCGCCATCGTCCAGCAGCATGTTGACAGCAAAGCGGATGTGACGATCGCCGCCATGCCGATTCACGAGTCGAAGGTGACCGGACTCGGATTGATGAAGGTGAGCGAAGACCTCTCGGTCTCCGAGTTTGCCGAGAAACCGAAGGATCCGGAAGTGATCCGTCGCCTGGTCATCAGTGACCACCTGCAGAGTCAATTGAAGTCGACGCCTCCCGGGCCGCATTGCCTGGCCTCGATGGGAATTTACGTTTTCAACCGAACCGCGCTGCTTGAGGCTTTGAACAACAATATGACCGACTTCGGCAAGGAGGTCATTCCAAGTCTCCTGGGCACCCATCGTCTGTGCAGCTACATCTTTGAAGGCTACTGGGAGGATATCGGAACGGTCCGGGCCTTTTTCGAGGCCAACCTGCTGCTGACCAATCCGCTGCCGCCCTTCAATTTCTTTACACCGGGGGCTCCGATTTACACGCACGCGCGCTACCTGCCGTCGTCGAAGGTGAACAAGTGCTTCATTGACCATGTGATCATTGCCGACGGGTGCATCATCACCGAATCCCACCTCAAACGCTGCGTCATCGGGATTCGCTCCATCCTGCGCCACAATACCCGTCTCGAAAACGTGATCATCATGGGCTCAGATGTTTTCGAGAGTGAAGGGGAACTGGCCCAGAACCGGGAATCCGGGGTGCCTGATATCGGGATTGGTGAGAACACGGTGATCAAGGATGCGATCATCGACAAGAATGCCCGCATCGGCCGCAACGTGGTGCTTGATCCCGCGGGAAAGCCGGAGAATTTCGAATCCAAAGGAATCTATATCCGGGACGGCGTTCTGGTCGTACCGAAGAACGCGGTGATCCCGGACAACACAGTCATCTGA
- a CDS encoding universal stress protein has translation MKKLLVCTDGSSYARVCCEYAAWLANRTGASVELLYVTDLRQFEVPLIADLSGSLGIQPYQAILGQLQELESKKAKVILEDGSKVFEEAGLGDRLTTTHKTGLLVDCLSDYEGTEDMVILGKRGENANFATEHLGSTMERVVRASSRPCLVTSRAFQVPKRVLVAHDGGESCNKAVEFLAKSTMIRGIDVHVVTVVSQSEDEALKHLRKAESTLRAGGYSPVCQMLHGDPEEAIASYVSTNQIGLLVMGAYGHSRIRYLIIGSTTTEMIRTCKVPVLLFR, from the coding sequence ATGAAAAAGCTGCTGGTTTGCACGGACGGTTCTTCCTATGCGCGGGTCTGCTGTGAATATGCGGCATGGCTGGCCAATCGAACCGGGGCATCGGTCGAGCTGCTCTACGTCACGGACCTGCGGCAGTTTGAGGTCCCGCTGATCGCCGATCTGAGCGGGAGCCTCGGCATACAGCCGTATCAGGCGATTCTTGGGCAACTGCAGGAGCTGGAGAGCAAGAAGGCGAAGGTCATACTTGAAGACGGCTCCAAGGTCTTTGAAGAGGCGGGATTGGGCGACCGGCTCACCACCACCCACAAGACGGGGCTGCTGGTGGACTGTTTGAGTGACTACGAGGGGACGGAAGACATGGTCATCCTGGGGAAGCGGGGTGAGAACGCGAATTTTGCGACCGAGCACCTGGGCTCCACCATGGAGCGCGTGGTTCGGGCCTCAAGTCGCCCTTGCCTGGTCACTTCAAGGGCCTTTCAGGTTCCCAAGAGGGTTCTTGTTGCGCATGACGGTGGGGAAAGCTGCAACAAGGCGGTCGAATTCCTTGCGAAGTCCACAATGATTCGGGGGATCGACGTCCACGTCGTCACGGTTGTATCGCAATCGGAGGATGAAGCGCTCAAACATCTCCGCAAGGCGGAGTCGACTCTGCGCGCGGGCGGCTATTCCCCGGTCTGCCAGATGTTGCACGGAGACCCCGAGGAAGCCATTGCCAGTTATGTGTCCACCAATCAGATCGGCCTTCTGGTGATGGGCGCCTATGGCCACAGCCGGATTCGCTATCTGATCATCGGCAGCACCACGACCGAAATGATCCGCACCTGCAAGGTGCCGGTTCTGCTCTTCCGCTGA
- the nhaA gene encoding Na+/H+ antiporter NhaA has protein sequence MLTTIKTFIKHESSAGILLFLAAVLALIFANTPLSRLYGSLIDTDFGVQLGNAGLTKPLILWINDGLMAVFFFLVGLELKREILEGELSNRRKLTLPLFAAVGGMLAPACIYVYLNWGDPVALNGWAIPAATDIAFALGILAVLGSRVPVALKVFLVSLAIIDDIGAIAIIALFYTENLSITSLSASIPAIIGLFILNRRKVTSKAPYILLGIFLWVAVLKSGIHATLAGILLATFIPLRGGNGSEGTSPLRELEHALHPWVAFGILPIFAFANSGVSLAGLSPSSLLDPVPLGIMLGLFLGKQFGVFSFSWVAIKLGLAELPDRVRWSGLYGVSLLAGIGFTMSLFIASLAFEETGDTAYVINDRLGIICGSMLSAIAGYLVLYLTSRRPSEQTPDEPA, from the coding sequence ATGCTGACGACGATCAAGACCTTCATCAAACACGAGAGTTCGGCCGGGATTCTCCTCTTCCTCGCCGCGGTCTTGGCACTCATCTTTGCCAATACGCCGTTGTCGCGCCTTTACGGATCTCTGATCGACACCGATTTCGGGGTCCAGTTGGGCAATGCAGGGCTCACCAAACCTCTCATTCTCTGGATCAACGACGGATTGATGGCCGTTTTCTTCTTTCTCGTCGGGCTCGAACTGAAGCGCGAGATCCTTGAAGGTGAACTGTCGAACCGTCGCAAGCTGACGTTGCCGCTCTTCGCCGCCGTCGGAGGCATGCTTGCTCCAGCCTGCATCTACGTCTACCTCAATTGGGGTGATCCGGTCGCACTCAACGGCTGGGCCATACCGGCCGCGACCGACATTGCCTTCGCCCTGGGCATCCTGGCAGTCCTCGGAAGCCGTGTGCCCGTCGCACTGAAGGTTTTCCTCGTTTCACTGGCGATCATCGACGACATCGGAGCCATCGCGATCATCGCCCTGTTCTACACCGAGAATCTATCCATCACTTCACTCAGTGCGTCGATTCCGGCGATCATCGGGCTGTTTATCCTGAACCGCAGGAAGGTGACGAGCAAGGCGCCCTATATCCTGCTCGGGATTTTCCTTTGGGTCGCCGTATTGAAATCAGGTATACATGCGACGCTCGCAGGAATCCTCCTCGCAACGTTCATTCCGCTGCGCGGCGGAAATGGGAGTGAAGGGACTTCACCGTTGCGCGAACTAGAGCACGCTCTGCACCCCTGGGTGGCCTTTGGCATTCTTCCCATATTTGCATTCGCGAATTCCGGGGTGTCGCTTGCCGGTCTCTCGCCCAGTTCCCTCCTCGACCCGGTCCCGTTGGGAATCATGCTCGGTCTGTTCCTGGGCAAGCAGTTCGGCGTTTTCTCCTTCAGCTGGGTCGCCATCAAGTTGGGGTTGGCAGAACTTCCGGATCGGGTGCGCTGGAGCGGACTCTATGGTGTGTCTCTTCTCGCGGGAATCGGCTTCACCATGAGTCTCTTCATCGCCTCCCTGGCGTTCGAAGAGACGGGAGATACGGCCTATGTCATCAATGACCGCCTCGGCATTATCTGCGGTTCGATGCTTTCAGCCATCGCCGGCTACCTCGTGCTCTATCTCACCAGCAGGAGACCCTCGGAGCAGACTCCGGACGAGCCCGCGTGA
- the lgt gene encoding prolipoprotein diacylglyceryl transferase: MFPPLAYLVHQKHPFLIQFTENFGIRYYGLAYLAGFLVAWLLFRAYWKHGKTPINPEMQGDFMFAAILGVMIGGRLGYFLFYSPSSLLQNPTDLFRVWDGGMSSHGGMLGVFIGVLWICRKRHISLLHAGDMIVSMTPAGLMFGRIANYINGELWGKVSLVPWAVIFPDSAPGMPVSEIPPRHPSQLYEAALEGLFLLVYTQWRVWKTPVLARQPGRLAGEFFLLYSVGRVIAEQFREPDVGVALLFGLSRGSVLSLLVAAAGVAVLIISARKRPA, from the coding sequence GTGTTTCCTCCCCTGGCCTACCTCGTCCACCAGAAGCATCCCTTCCTCATCCAGTTCACAGAGAACTTCGGAATCCGCTACTACGGACTGGCCTACCTCGCCGGCTTTCTCGTCGCCTGGCTCCTTTTCCGTGCGTATTGGAAGCACGGGAAGACACCGATCAATCCGGAAATGCAGGGCGATTTCATGTTCGCCGCCATTCTCGGGGTCATGATCGGTGGCCGGCTCGGCTATTTCCTCTTCTACAGTCCGTCCTCCCTGCTGCAGAACCCCACGGACCTGTTCCGCGTCTGGGATGGTGGCATGTCCAGCCACGGCGGGATGCTCGGCGTCTTCATCGGAGTCCTCTGGATCTGCCGGAAACGACATATTTCCCTCCTCCATGCAGGGGACATGATCGTCAGCATGACCCCGGCCGGATTGATGTTCGGGCGCATCGCCAACTACATCAACGGGGAACTCTGGGGCAAGGTCAGCCTGGTCCCCTGGGCGGTGATCTTCCCCGACAGCGCTCCGGGAATGCCGGTCTCCGAGATCCCCCCCCGCCATCCCTCCCAACTCTATGAGGCTGCGCTCGAAGGACTCTTCCTTCTCGTTTACACCCAGTGGCGGGTGTGGAAGACGCCGGTCCTGGCCCGCCAGCCCGGACGTCTGGCCGGCGAGTTTTTCCTCCTCTACTCCGTCGGACGGGTCATCGCCGAACAGTTCCGTGAACCCGATGTCGGCGTCGCCCTGCTCTTCGGCCTGAGCCGGGGCTCCGTTCTCTCCCTCCTTGTCGCCGCCGCCGGCGTCGCTGTCCTGATCATCTCGGCCCGCAAGAGGCCCGCCTGA
- a CDS encoding hemolysin family protein, translating to MTAFVLAVAFTIGISFFCSLLEALILSTTVSEIESLKKTRPKRGLLLEQLKTEMADTISTILTLNTVANTLGATLVGGLATKLFGEVWLGVVSGIMTLAILIFSEVIPKNIGVVYRVQLQPHIVHPLVFLTKVLAPLNFLSNLAVRLVIKRPPAETSSDEEIILLAEKGAKEGTLTSNESQLITNALSLDDVKVGDIMTPRTVVTALEKDATLAEVFREYPNIPFARLPVYKDNIDEVVGLVRRRDLLKGKANDRDNATVGSLMQEIHFIPETVSASNALQLFLRTHQQLAMVVDEFGSITGVLTMEDVMETILGREIFEKDDMAVDMRELARSRGARNNPASRSGSISPAK from the coding sequence ATGACGGCGTTCGTCCTGGCCGTCGCCTTCACGATCGGCATCTCTTTTTTCTGCTCGCTGCTCGAGGCCCTCATTCTCAGCACGACCGTCTCGGAAATCGAGTCGCTCAAGAAAACGCGCCCAAAACGCGGTCTCCTCCTCGAGCAGCTCAAGACCGAGATGGCGGACACCATCTCGACCATCCTCACCCTCAATACGGTGGCCAATACCCTCGGGGCGACCCTGGTCGGCGGACTCGCCACCAAGCTGTTTGGCGAAGTCTGGCTCGGCGTCGTTTCCGGCATCATGACCCTCGCCATCCTGATTTTCTCCGAGGTCATCCCGAAGAATATCGGCGTGGTCTACCGGGTCCAGCTCCAACCCCATATCGTGCATCCGCTGGTCTTTCTGACCAAGGTGCTCGCCCCGCTCAATTTCCTTTCCAATCTCGCCGTCCGTCTTGTCATCAAGCGCCCCCCCGCGGAAACCTCGTCCGATGAGGAAATCATCCTCCTGGCCGAGAAAGGGGCCAAGGAAGGCACCCTGACCTCCAACGAGTCGCAGCTGATCACCAATGCCCTTTCGCTCGATGACGTCAAAGTAGGCGATATCATGACCCCGCGAACCGTGGTGACGGCCCTCGAAAAGGACGCCACCCTGGCCGAAGTCTTCCGTGAATACCCGAACATTCCCTTCGCCCGCCTGCCCGTCTACAAGGACAACATCGACGAGGTTGTCGGCCTGGTCCGGAGACGGGACCTCCTGAAGGGCAAGGCCAACGATCGCGATAATGCCACGGTCGGCAGCCTGATGCAGGAAATCCACTTCATCCCCGAGACCGTCTCCGCTTCCAACGCTCTCCAACTCTTCCTGCGCACCCACCAGCAGCTTGCCATGGTGGTGGACGAGTTCGGCTCAATCACCGGCGTCCTGACCATGGAGGACGTCATGGAAACCATCCTCGGCCGGGAGATCTTCGAAAAAGACGACATGGCTGTCGACATGCGGGAACTTGCCCGGTCGCGCGGCGCCCGCAACAATCCCGCCTCCCGGAGCGGATCGATTTCGCCGGCAAAATGA
- the gcvT gene encoding glycine cleavage system aminomethyltransferase GcvT: MPSLRRTPLYDFHRDHGGRFVEFGGWEMPVQYRSILEEHRAVRSAAGLFDVSHMGEIRVSGTQSTEFLNHLVTNDVTRLSPGRVLYTPMCLPSGGVVDDLLITCLGPSEYLLCVNASNRDKDLAWMTEQAFGYDCTIKDQSDAYGLLAIQGPRADAIVGRLTPVALERVRYYGFAEGDVAGTFCLISRTGYTGERGFELFCPADEASGLAGAILEAGEPEGLVLAGLGARDSLRLEAGFSLYGHEISELISPLEAGLEWTVKFSKDGFIGRQALLRQRDEGTPSKVVFFRTGDRRIVRAGSTVFAGAREVGRVLSGTLSPMRNEAIGSMHVLTECIDEDLSVDLRGQQQFLLKTKPPFVPIHR, translated from the coding sequence ATGCCATCGTTGCGGAGGACGCCACTCTATGACTTTCACCGGGATCACGGTGGCCGGTTTGTCGAATTCGGCGGCTGGGAGATGCCCGTTCAGTACCGGAGTATCCTGGAGGAGCACCGGGCGGTCCGGTCGGCGGCCGGACTCTTCGATGTCAGTCACATGGGCGAGATCCGGGTTTCCGGCACACAATCGACTGAGTTTCTCAATCATCTGGTGACCAATGACGTGACCCGCCTGAGTCCCGGACGGGTCCTTTACACGCCGATGTGTCTGCCTTCAGGCGGCGTGGTCGACGATCTGCTCATCACCTGCCTGGGACCTTCGGAATATCTGCTCTGTGTCAATGCCTCCAATCGCGACAAGGATCTTGCCTGGATGACCGAGCAGGCGTTCGGCTATGACTGCACGATCAAGGATCAGTCCGATGCGTATGGCCTGCTTGCGATCCAGGGGCCGCGGGCCGATGCGATAGTCGGCCGATTGACTCCGGTAGCTCTGGAACGGGTGCGCTATTACGGCTTCGCCGAAGGGGACGTGGCCGGAACGTTCTGCCTGATCAGTCGAACGGGCTATACGGGCGAGCGGGGTTTCGAGCTGTTCTGTCCGGCGGATGAGGCCTCCGGTCTCGCCGGGGCGATCCTTGAAGCCGGCGAGCCGGAGGGGCTGGTCCTGGCCGGCCTCGGCGCCCGAGACAGTCTGCGGCTGGAGGCAGGGTTCTCACTCTATGGTCACGAGATCAGCGAATTGATTTCGCCGCTTGAGGCGGGATTGGAGTGGACGGTCAAGTTCTCCAAGGACGGTTTTATCGGCCGCCAGGCGCTGCTCCGACAACGCGATGAAGGAACACCTTCGAAGGTCGTGTTCTTCAGAACCGGCGACCGGCGGATTGTCCGCGCCGGGTCCACCGTGTTCGCGGGAGCGCGTGAGGTCGGCCGGGTTCTCAGCGGCACCCTTTCCCCGATGCGCAACGAGGCCATCGGCTCGATGCATGTGCTGACCGAATGTATCGACGAGGACCTCTCGGTCGATCTTCGCGGTCAACAGCAGTTTCTTCTCAAGACCAAACCACCTTTTGTTCCCATTCACCGATAG
- the typA gene encoding translational GTPase TypA: protein MTPEDFRNIAIIAHVDHGKTTLVDKLLRGGGVYRANQVIEERAMDSMDLEKEKGITIKAKNAAIHWGNKTINIVDTPGHADFGGEVERVLKMVDGVLLLVDAYEGPMAQTRFVLRKAIHHGLKVVVVVNKIDREHADPMQVHDDVLELFLELNATEEQFNAPFIYASARDGYAILELDDPRTDMTPLFQTILKHIPPPVANPNGSFQMLVSNIEWNDYVGRIAVGKIESGQVAAGDTIHALHKDGTKVRGKVTKLFEYTGTASNESTAGMAGNIIGISGFEDIDIGDTLSADEAAPALPFVEIDPPTIEMQFAVNDGPLAGREGKFVTSRQLRDRLYREIRTNVSIKVVDSGTGLFTLSARGAMQIAVLVEQMRREGFEVLVSRPTVITKMIDGKNCEPFETLWVEVPDESLGGVMQNLANRKARITSMEKHPHGSTIEAVIPTRGLIGFELDLVNVTGGRGVMSHLFREYAPHCGAISTRLTGTLVSMENGTTKAYGLDALESRGILFVGAGEEVYEGMIIGENPRRDDMPVNPTKAKQLTNFRSQGDGKGIQLSPPKRFSLERAIEYIQSDEFVEATPKSIRLRKRILNANLRKRAAQAES from the coding sequence ATGACACCCGAGGATTTCAGAAACATCGCAATTATCGCCCACGTCGACCACGGCAAAACGACCCTGGTGGACAAACTCCTGCGCGGAGGCGGCGTCTACCGCGCCAATCAGGTGATCGAGGAACGCGCCATGGATTCCATGGACCTCGAAAAGGAGAAGGGGATCACCATCAAGGCCAAGAACGCCGCCATCCATTGGGGCAACAAGACGATCAATATCGTCGACACCCCGGGACACGCCGACTTCGGGGGCGAAGTCGAACGGGTGCTCAAGATGGTCGACGGGGTCCTCCTCCTCGTCGATGCCTACGAAGGACCGATGGCCCAGACCCGTTTCGTGCTGCGCAAGGCCATCCATCACGGACTCAAGGTCGTCGTGGTGGTCAACAAGATCGACCGCGAGCACGCCGATCCCATGCAGGTGCACGATGATGTCCTCGAACTCTTCCTCGAACTCAACGCAACCGAGGAACAGTTCAACGCCCCCTTCATCTACGCCAGCGCCCGTGACGGCTACGCCATCCTCGAGCTTGACGATCCGCGCACGGACATGACCCCGCTCTTCCAGACCATCCTCAAGCATATCCCGCCGCCGGTTGCCAATCCCAACGGATCGTTTCAGATGCTGGTCAGCAATATCGAATGGAACGACTACGTGGGCCGAATCGCCGTCGGCAAGATCGAGAGCGGCCAGGTCGCGGCCGGCGATACCATCCATGCCCTTCACAAGGACGGCACCAAGGTCCGCGGCAAGGTGACCAAGCTCTTTGAATACACCGGAACGGCGAGCAACGAATCCACGGCGGGCATGGCCGGCAACATCATCGGCATTTCCGGATTCGAGGATATCGACATCGGCGACACCCTCAGCGCCGACGAGGCAGCTCCCGCCCTTCCCTTTGTCGAAATCGACCCGCCGACCATTGAGATGCAATTCGCAGTCAACGATGGGCCCCTGGCCGGGCGCGAGGGGAAATTCGTGACCTCCCGCCAGCTGCGCGACCGCCTCTATCGGGAGATCCGCACCAATGTCAGCATCAAGGTGGTCGACTCCGGGACGGGCCTGTTCACCTTGAGCGCCCGCGGAGCCATGCAGATTGCCGTTTTGGTCGAGCAGATGCGCCGCGAAGGATTCGAAGTCCTCGTCTCCCGCCCGACCGTCATCACCAAGATGATCGACGGGAAGAACTGTGAGCCATTCGAGACCCTCTGGGTCGAGGTCCCTGACGAATCCCTCGGCGGGGTCATGCAGAACCTCGCCAACCGCAAGGCCCGGATCACCTCGATGGAAAAACACCCGCACGGTTCCACCATTGAAGCGGTCATCCCGACCCGTGGATTGATCGGTTTCGAACTCGACCTCGTCAATGTGACCGGCGGTCGCGGCGTCATGTCCCATCTGTTCCGCGAGTATGCACCGCATTGCGGCGCCATCTCCACCCGGCTGACCGGCACCCTTGTTTCCATGGAAAACGGGACGACCAAAGCCTACGGCCTCGATGCGCTGGAATCACGGGGAATCCTCTTCGTCGGGGCCGGCGAGGAAGTCTATGAAGGGATGATCATCGGAGAGAATCCGCGCCGCGATGACATGCCGGTCAATCCGACCAAGGCCAAGCAATTGACCAACTTCCGGTCGCAAGGCGACGGCAAGGGCATCCAGCTTTCTCCTCCGAAACGCTTCTCACTCGAGCGGGCCATCGAGTACATCCAATCGGACGAATTCGTGGAAGCCACGCCGAAGTCGATCCGACTGCGCAAGCGGATTCTCAACGCCAATCTGCGCAAGCGGGCCGCCCAGGCCGAATCCTGA